The following proteins are co-located in the Pochonia chlamydosporia 170 chromosome 6, whole genome shotgun sequence genome:
- a CDS encoding C6 transcription factor (similar to Aspergillus flavus NRRL3357 XP_002373248.1), which yields MSTAKATKKSAFSCEPCRRRKRLEERIKELEDQVANLSKSPASVAGSSHSSPPVSGAPDAPSQTARHASDEQAMSRSFRSLKIDDKGSITYHGATSFFNLPSDRTGPSSGDVPFLDPSTSDTDRQRRERLIHNAWHQRAMEDLSEIPEPFQHLLNVHWCWIQPLFNFIYRPVFTRDMQSMGPYYSHTLLNAVISHSIRWGRSDPSIKRLLDESYQGGTVFGKHARSMLFEELSNGVCTIPTIQTLLLLSAQECSLGNSTQAWTYSGIAFRLLDHLGICVDSQRFPGSVPLSDEELEIRRRIYWGCYFWDKLICLYLGRSPSLQHTSISPSHIMFDDSAENDLWVPFGIPQTDTAWKYPPTTAHSASCFMSMCRLAVIFNEILIHMYDPLSQNTDTEIQECLNSQEPLLQQWWDQLPTHLKIDPVSLPALAPPSHIVTLNCLYHAFKILLYRPMLTGRGERECEGPSPVQGYLVESVTSATSIIAIFDLFCRTFTMNYCVLSLAYCVYIASSIFLLQVQAAPDDQQAMRKLTYCIQCLQQVRQISPVIASALNNINKELTAVGIAVGSSVQQSPGAHQSPSTGASLAIPGGTYQTSPDMGRQMPVPSHPVYQPSFSHNFGPDAMSMEPGVFEAMSTLEPLSIRVGAIPDSENLPNFP from the exons aTGTCAACGGCAAAGGCCACCAAGAAGAGTGCCTTCTCCTGTGagccttgtcgtcgtcgcaaG CGGTTAGAAGAACGAATCAAGGAGTTGGAAGACCAAGTTGCGAATCTTTCCAAGTCGCCTGCCTCCGTTGCTGGCTCATCACACTCTAGCCCACCAGTATCAGGCGCGCCAGATGCTCCATCACAAACCGCACGCCATGCATCCGACGAGCAGGCAATGAGTCGAAGCTTCAGAAGCTTAAAGATAGACGACAAGGGAAGCATCACGTATCATGGCGCCACTAGTTTTTTCAATCTTCCGAGTGACCGAACGGGTCCGAGTTCAGGGGACGTTCCATTCCTGGATCCGTCAACATCAGACACCGACAGACAACGACGTGAACGTCTGATTCATAATGCATGGCACCAACGCGCCATGGAGGACTTGTCTGAGATACCT GAGCCATTTCAGCACCTCCTCAACGTTCATTGGTGCTGGATTCAACCATTGTTCAATTTCATCTATCGACCTGTATTTACAC GCGACATGCAATCCATGGGACCTTATTACTCCCACACTCTTCTTAATGCCGTAATCTCACATTCGATTCGGTGGGGACGAAGTGATCCTTCGATCAAGCGGTTACTCGACGAGTCCTACCAAGGCGGCACCGTATTCGGTAAACATGCCCGAAGCATGCTTTTCGAGGAGTTGAGCAATGGCGTCTGTACGATACCCACGATACAaactctcctccttctcagcGCACAAGAGTGTAGTCTGGGGAATTCTACACAAGCCTGGACTTATAGCGGTATTGCCTTCCGGCTGCTAGACCATCTTGGCATATGCGTGGATAGCCAGCGATTCCCGGGCTCTGTGCCGTtgagtgacgaggagcttgagaTTCGCCGACGTATCTACTGGGGTTGTTATTTCTGGGACAAATTAATATGTCTCTATCTAGGGAGGTCTCCATCGTTGCAACATACAAGCATTTCGCCGTCACATATCATGT TTGACGACTCGGCCGAAAATGACCTTTGGGTGCCATTTGGCATCCCCCAAACTGACACTGCCTGGAAATATCCCCCAACAACAGCTCACTCAGCATCTTGCTTCATGAGCATGTGTCGGCTGGCCGTAATTTTCAACGAAATCCTGATCCACATGTATGATCCGCTGTCGCAAAATACTGATACTGAAATTCAAGAATGTCTCAATTCCCAGGAACCATTGTTACAGCAGTGGTGGGATCAGTTACCAACGCACTTGAAAATTGATCCCGTGTCGTTGCCCGCCTTGGCTCCGCCATCTCATATTGTGACGCTCAA CTGTCTTTATCATGCGTTTAAAATTTTGTTATACCGTCCGATGCTCACTGGTCGAGGTGAACGCGAATGTGAAGGACCATCTCCCGTCCAGGGCTACCTGGTGGAAAGTGTGACATCAGCGACGTCCATCATTGCGATCTTTGATCTCTTCTGCAGGACCTTCACTATGAATTACTGCGTTTTGTCTCTCGCATACTGCGTCTACATTGCATCATCAatcttccttcttcaagtGCAAGCTGCTCCAGACGATCAGCAAGCTATGCGTAAGCTCACTTATTGCATACAGTGCCTGCAACAAGTAAGACAGATCAGCCCGG TCATCGCCTCTGCACTGAATAACATCAATAAGGAGCTTACTGCTGTCGGAATTGCTGTCGGATCCTCTGTTCAGCAAAGCCCAGGGGCGCATCAGTCCCCATCGACTGGGGCAAGCCTTGCTATACCTGGCGGCACATACCAAACGTCTCCAGATATGGGCAGGCAGATGCCTGTCCCTTCTCATCCAGTGTACCAGCCATCCTTTAGCCATAATTTTGGGCCAGATGCTATGTCCATGGAGCCTGGGGTTTTCGAAGCCATGTCAACCTTGGAGCCATTGAGCATTCGGGTCGGAGCAATTCCAGACTCGGAAAACCTGCCCAACTTCCCATGA